The following is a genomic window from Elaeis guineensis isolate ETL-2024a chromosome 10, EG11, whole genome shotgun sequence.
TAGCATTGAAGTTGTGTTAGAATGTTTAAAGCCAAGTTTGAGTACAAATATGGTTATGAATTTTAAGTATTTTTCTAGATTGGGATTCAGAAATCCAAATAACAGGACTTTCTCAGACTCAGATTTAGGTATTCTGATAGTAGGGTTTCATAGATGTGGACTCGCATATTTGGAGAGTAAGatcttttttaaatttagatttagacACGGACTTTTGGATATTAAAGTATTTACAAGTCTAGATATTCATATAATTAACATTACTTTAAaaatagagaaatttttttttatcaaaattgtgAATAAGGGACTTGCTTAAAATTGATATGAATGATCATACATCTTTTTATGTCCAAAAAGTGatctattaattatataaattttttatgtaaaatatGTGCCACTCTCCCACTTCTTTAAAGCTATCTATATgcctaaattatataatttagtaTTATTCTTTATCCTTTTCTCAAAATAAAACTTTTGTCAAAATTTGCCTAAAATATTGATTTGCATATATAATGATATTTGatttatatcaatatttatttaGAACAAACATGAATATCATAGGTATCCCATTTGTATTATTTGTTTAGAATAATATAGATATAGAACTaagtatttatttaatatttatatatatatttatttttactgaataaatataaatatagatatggatatatatgACTTATATCCGATCATTTTTCAATCCTGTCGGAAACAATTACTCTTCAATGGTCTGTTTGTTTCAGGCAGCTTGAAACTTTAAGTACGATAATTGCCATTCAAACTTAGCTCTCCATTTGTATTTAAGAAGAATTGCTTGGGGGGTGGGTTAGATGGACCCAATTTAGCAACCTGACAGCATacttaaagtttttttttttttttttttctttaaaggaAAACATACTAAAAGCTATAAGAAGCCCTGCTAGTCAGCAATAGGTCCTCATTGGGGCTTGATTTTCAAATAGGTTCATGCATGGACTTTATGAAATCAGACCCAACCCGACTGACCTGATCGAAGACTAGGCCTGCAACATATAGTTGTTCAAAATTTTAAGTATTGCCTTAAAAACTCAAACTACCTGACTCGAAAGATCTGATCCAACCCACACCCAAGTAGTGATGGGTTGGATTTGGGTCTAAATCAcagacctaaagccaattggatcTATTCCCACTTCCAGCCCTCAATTCACGAAAAGTGGGGTTGCAAAACTTAGGCCCATTTTTTATCTGGCCCCAGTCTCTGATTAAATCTATTGGGCCATGGATCTCTCCATATGCCCTCCAAATCCTATAGACCTACGAGCATGAGTATAATCATCCatcaccccctttttttttttttttccccaaaaaaCGTATGTTTCTTTTCACCCAAAAAAACATATGTTTTTTGATGATGTAATAAGTCATAGAATATCAGCTtcacattttttttaattaatactttaacatatttcaaatgatttgttaacatataaaaaaattttaaataacaattaaaataatattttattgtgATTGGCGATGAAATtgtttatatatgtgatattatGAGTTTGCTAATATATTTAACATAATTTGTTTTATTCTACTTACGTGCACCGGCCTTTTTCTTACCTTTCCTACCCTGTCGAAAGAAGAAACGCGATGGGACGAGGGATTCTTCTGCTCCGCCCTTCACTCCTCCGCCCCCTTCTCCACGCCCACCTCTTCAGAAACCCTCTCCCCGCCCACAACCCTCCTCCTCTCCTTTCCCGCCATGGAGTCCTTCCCTCGCCTCCCAATGCCTCCCGCCCGCTTCTCCTCCCCCCTCCCGCGCCTCCTCGGACGCTCTCCTCCTCTCCCGCCGGCCCTTCTCCTCCTCTTCGAGTAGTCTTCTTCTCCTTCTGTTCTCTCTCCATTTCATATTGCTTCGAGTGTTTAATTCTTTTGGGTAATGGTTTGCAGGCCCATCGAACATTGTTCTCATCGGCTCCGACGAAGCATTGAACACCGCACTCACCAAGGTTCAGGGTCGGTAGATTCTTTGTGCATCTCGATGATTTTGTTTGATTTGCTTTTTGTTGTGCTAACGGGAGGAAATTGTAAAGTTTCTTGGATTGTAATTTGGTTACAGATGAGAAATTGCCGGCACTTTTCTACTTCACGGCCGTGTGGTGCGGGCCTTGTAAGATTCTGCTTGAACTTTGCATGATTTGAATTATAGATCTCTGTGCATGGCTTCTGACCTTTCTTTTTGCTATGTTTTCTGGGAGTATCCCCTTAAAGAGCAGCATGCGAGTTCTAGTTGTAGGCTCTGAGGCATGCTACAGCATTTTTTTTCCCTCcttatgctaaatttttttttggtgttttatctaatttttggtgtttcttgataaaaatgagatgaaattTTCAAACGTTATAAAAAAGGGAAACAAAATGTGAAACAAAATATAAGTATAAGATTTATTAAGTA
Proteins encoded in this region:
- the LOC105059885 gene encoding LOW QUALITY PROTEIN: thioredoxin O, mitochondrial (The sequence of the model RefSeq protein was modified relative to this genomic sequence to represent the inferred CDS: inserted 1 base in 1 codon), translating into MGRGILLLRPSLLRPLLHAHLFRNPLPAHNPPPLLSRHGVLPSPPNASRPXSPPPSRASSDALLLSRRPFSSSSSPSNIVLIGSDEALNTALTKVQDEKLPALFYFTAVWCGPCRFISPIIEEMSLKFPHVTTYKIDIDLEGLGGALSKLRIYSVPTFHFFQNGQKATEIVGADATKLKNTMENLYKKD